The Nocardia sp. XZ_19_385 genome window below encodes:
- a CDS encoding GuaB1 family IMP dehydrogenase-related protein, with the protein MQFLPGHQPPYDLTYDDLFLVPNRTDVASRFDVDLSTVDGSGTTIPIVVANMTAVAGRRMAETVARRGGIVVLPQDLPISAAADTIAFVKSRSLTADTPVTLDPERSVSEAVALMHKRAHGAVVVLEGAMPVGVVTEEACTDVDRFARLHDVMNTDFVSAPADTSPREIFELLEAGRAKFAVLTNADGSLAGVMTRTGTVRAGIYQPNVDAGGQLRIAAAVGINGDVAAKAKALVDAGADLLVLDTAHGHQEKMLEALRTVADLGLGVPLVAGNVVSAQGVRDLAAAGATIIKVGVGPGAMCTTRMMTGVGRPQFSAVAECAAAAKELGVHIWADGGVRHPRDVALALAAGAANVMIGSWFAGTYESPGDLRTDRDGNRYKESFGMASKRAVAARTATDSGFDRARKALFEEGISSSRMRLDPERPGVEDLIDHITSGVRSACTYAGARSLPEFHDKAVLGVQSAAGFAEGRPLPSGW; encoded by the coding sequence GTGCAGTTTCTCCCTGGCCATCAGCCGCCCTACGACCTGACCTACGACGACCTCTTCCTCGTCCCGAATCGGACGGATGTGGCGTCCCGGTTCGACGTAGATCTGTCGACCGTAGATGGGTCCGGTACCACCATTCCGATCGTCGTGGCGAACATGACCGCTGTCGCGGGCCGCCGGATGGCCGAGACGGTCGCCCGTCGCGGCGGCATCGTGGTGCTACCGCAGGATCTGCCGATCAGCGCGGCCGCCGACACCATCGCCTTCGTGAAGAGCCGCTCGCTCACCGCCGACACCCCGGTCACCCTCGACCCGGAACGTTCGGTGTCCGAGGCCGTCGCTCTCATGCACAAGCGCGCCCACGGCGCCGTCGTGGTGCTCGAAGGTGCCATGCCGGTCGGCGTCGTCACCGAAGAGGCCTGCACCGATGTGGACCGCTTCGCGCGCCTGCATGACGTGATGAACACCGACTTCGTCTCCGCCCCGGCCGACACCTCGCCGCGCGAGATCTTCGAACTGCTCGAGGCCGGTCGGGCCAAGTTCGCGGTCCTCACCAACGCCGACGGTTCGCTGGCCGGCGTGATGACCCGCACCGGCACCGTCCGCGCCGGCATCTACCAGCCCAACGTCGACGCCGGCGGTCAGTTGCGCATCGCCGCCGCCGTCGGCATCAACGGTGACGTCGCCGCCAAGGCCAAGGCCCTGGTCGACGCGGGCGCCGACCTGCTGGTGCTCGACACCGCGCACGGTCACCAGGAGAAGATGCTGGAAGCGCTGCGCACCGTCGCCGACCTCGGTCTCGGTGTGCCGCTCGTGGCCGGCAACGTGGTCTCCGCGCAGGGCGTGCGCGATCTCGCCGCCGCCGGCGCCACCATCATCAAGGTCGGTGTCGGCCCCGGCGCCATGTGCACCACCCGCATGATGACCGGCGTGGGCCGCCCGCAGTTCTCCGCGGTCGCCGAATGCGCCGCCGCTGCCAAGGAACTCGGCGTGCACATCTGGGCCGACGGTGGCGTGCGCCACCCGCGCGACGTGGCTCTGGCGCTGGCCGCCGGCGCCGCCAACGTGATGATCGGCTCCTGGTTCGCCGGCACCTACGAGTCCCCCGGCGACCTGCGCACCGACCGCGACGGCAACCGCTACAAGGAAAGCTTCGGCATGGCCTCCAAGCGTGCCGTGGCCGCCCGCACCGCTACCGACAGCGGTTTCGACCGGGCCCGCAAGGCGCTGTTCGAAGAGGGCATCTCCAGCTCGCGGATGCGCTTGGATCCGGAACGCCCGGGCGTCGAGGACCTGATCGACCACATCACCTCCGGTGTGCGCAGCGCCTGCACTTACGCCGGCGCCCGCAGCCTGCCCGAGTTCCACGACAAGGCGGTGCTCGGCGTGCAGTCCGCGGCCGGGTTCGCCGAAGGCCGCCCGCTGCCCAGCGGCTGGTAA
- a CDS encoding DMT family transporter: MQHHPLGAIVCALVAALLFAVAAVAQQRAAAAVPEGESLMGSLVRNPRWWAALVGDAGGYVMQVAALALGPVLLVQPILVSALVFALPLSARLNGRRISARTWATALALVGALACFLIIGDPTEGNSDAPLRDWGWPLAVLLGFIALAVVIGLRGDPTRRALLFGTAGGSLYGLAAALTACVAGQFSLGFVHLLTNWQTWALVAAGLIGLYLQQRAFHVGPLAASLPAVTITEPLAAAFLGLTVLDERLRTNGFGLFAIAVAVIVMCVTTIRLSRTQAEA; encoded by the coding sequence GTGCAGCATCATCCGCTAGGTGCCATAGTCTGTGCGCTCGTCGCTGCGCTGTTGTTCGCTGTGGCCGCTGTCGCTCAGCAGCGGGCTGCGGCGGCAGTGCCGGAAGGCGAGTCGCTGATGGGGTCGCTGGTGCGGAACCCGCGGTGGTGGGCCGCGCTTGTCGGTGATGCGGGCGGTTATGTCATGCAGGTGGCTGCGCTGGCGTTGGGGCCGGTTTTGTTGGTGCAGCCGATCCTGGTGAGCGCCTTGGTGTTCGCGTTGCCGCTGTCCGCGCGACTCAATGGCCGCCGCATCTCCGCACGCACGTGGGCCACGGCGCTGGCCTTGGTTGGCGCGCTGGCTTGTTTCTTGATCATCGGTGATCCGACGGAGGGCAATTCGGATGCGCCGCTGCGGGATTGGGGGTGGCCGTTGGCGGTGCTGCTGGGCTTCATTGCGCTAGCCGTGGTGATAGGCCTTCGCGGCGATCCGACTCGCCGCGCTCTGCTGTTCGGCACTGCGGGCGGGTCGCTCTACGGGTTGGCCGCGGCCCTTACCGCCTGCGTCGCCGGCCAGTTCTCGCTTGGATTCGTGCACCTGCTTACCAATTGGCAGACCTGGGCGCTGGTCGCCGCGGGCTTGATCGGCCTCTATCTCCAGCAGCGCGCTTTCCATGTCGGCCCGCTCGCGGCTTCGCTGCCGGCCGTCACCATCACCGAACCGCTCGCCGCGGCCTTCCTCGGTCTCACCGTCCTCGACGAACGATTGCGCACCAACGGTTTCGGCCTGTTCGCGATCGCTGTCGCGGTAATCGTCATGTGCGTCACCACGATTCGGCTTTCGCGCACGCAGGCCGAAGCCTGA
- a CDS encoding M56 family metallopeptidase, which yields MNATAPVFAGLALLLAGPAPALLSRSTWPYRVPRAALVLWQAIALAAVLSAFGSGLAIASELLVPGPDGRPTTSPTGEIDALGLPLWLAYVTVFALTLLVGARLIFSVIRVGVHTRRRRNRHRMLVDLLDQSGPHRRAADIRVLAATEPIAYCLPGLRQRVVLSEGTLTSLDDAEVTAIVSHERSHLRARHDLVLEAFTAVHEAFPRVVRSKAALGSVKLLIELLADDSAVKVTGPKPLARALVACAKSTAPQGALAAGGPTTLIRIQRLSGQIGDLRLASAAYLGSAAILVVPTLAVAVPWLVEIGRLFSS from the coding sequence ATGAACGCAACCGCGCCGGTATTCGCCGGACTCGCATTGCTTCTCGCGGGGCCTGCTCCAGCTCTGCTGAGTCGCTCGACCTGGCCCTACCGGGTTCCACGCGCGGCGCTCGTGTTGTGGCAGGCCATCGCGCTGGCCGCCGTACTCTCCGCGTTCGGTTCCGGCTTGGCCATCGCCTCCGAACTGCTGGTACCCGGACCCGACGGACGGCCGACCACCTCGCCCACCGGGGAGATCGACGCGCTCGGGCTACCGTTGTGGCTGGCCTACGTCACGGTCTTCGCGCTCACGCTGCTGGTCGGCGCGCGGCTCATCTTCTCGGTTATTCGAGTGGGCGTGCATACCCGGCGGCGGCGCAACCGGCATCGCATGCTGGTCGACCTGCTCGATCAGAGCGGGCCGCACCGGCGCGCCGCCGACATCCGGGTGCTCGCCGCGACCGAACCCATCGCCTACTGCCTGCCCGGTTTGCGGCAGCGCGTGGTACTCAGCGAAGGCACGCTGACCAGCCTCGATGATGCCGAGGTCACCGCGATCGTGAGCCACGAGCGTTCGCATCTGCGGGCCCGGCACGACCTCGTGCTCGAGGCGTTCACCGCCGTGCACGAAGCGTTCCCGCGGGTGGTGCGCTCCAAAGCTGCGCTCGGTTCGGTCAAATTGCTCATCGAGCTGCTTGCCGACGACTCCGCTGTCAAGGTCACCGGGCCCAAGCCGCTGGCCCGCGCGCTCGTCGCGTGCGCCAAGTCCACCGCACCGCAGGGCGCGCTCGCCGCGGGCGGGCCCACCACACTCATCCGGATCCAGCGCTTGAGTGGACAGATCGGTGATCTCCGTCTCGCCTCGGCCGCCTACCTGGGCTCCGCCGCGATTCTGGTGGTGCCGACGCTCGCTGTCGCGGTACCCTGGCTGGTCGAGATCGGTCGGCTTTTCTCCAGCTGA
- a CDS encoding BlaI/MecI/CopY family transcriptional regulator — protein MAGLGELEKAVMDQLWSSDEPQTVRQVHEALAARRELAYTTIMTVLQRLAKKNLVVQRRDDRAHRYAPVHTRDELVASLMFDALQQAEEKGSRAAALVHFVEQVGRDEADALREALAKLEDNEGK, from the coding sequence ATGGCAGGACTTGGTGAACTCGAGAAAGCGGTCATGGACCAGCTGTGGTCCAGCGACGAACCGCAAACGGTACGGCAGGTGCACGAGGCATTGGCCGCACGTCGTGAGCTCGCCTACACCACGATCATGACGGTGCTGCAGCGTCTGGCGAAGAAGAATCTGGTGGTTCAGCGCCGCGACGACCGGGCCCATCGGTACGCCCCGGTGCACACCCGCGACGAGCTCGTGGCGAGCCTGATGTTCGACGCGCTGCAGCAGGCCGAGGAAAAGGGCAGCCGCGCAGCAGCACTCGTGCACTTCGTTGAGCAGGTCGGACGTGACGAAGCCGACGCCCTGCGTGAAGCACTCGCTAAGCTCGAAGACAACGAGGGGAAGTAG
- a CDS encoding ABC transporter ATP-binding protein, giving the protein MTTANAAHRLAAEDVTLGYGDSVIVDGLTLEIAPAVVTTVIGPNGCGKSTLLRSLGRLLKPHQGRVVLDGKAISSMKTKDVARVVGMLPQTPVAPEGLTVGDLVARGRHPHQSWIRQWSATDEAEVLLALEQTGIADLADRPLDELSGGQRQRAWISMALAQGTDILLLDEPTTYLDLAHSIEVLDLVDRLHDDMGRTVVMVLHDLNLAIRYSDQLIVMRSGQIIAQGPPADIISAELLREVFGLSATVLEDPVSGRPMIVPIGTRHVLASTTTK; this is encoded by the coding sequence ATGACCACCGCGAACGCCGCTCACCGACTAGCCGCCGAGGATGTCACCCTCGGCTATGGCGACAGCGTCATCGTCGACGGGCTCACCCTCGAGATCGCCCCCGCCGTCGTCACCACCGTCATCGGGCCCAACGGCTGCGGCAAGTCGACGCTGCTGCGCTCGCTGGGCCGGCTGCTCAAGCCGCATCAGGGCCGGGTCGTGCTGGACGGCAAGGCGATCTCGTCGATGAAGACCAAGGATGTGGCGCGCGTCGTCGGCATGCTGCCGCAGACCCCGGTCGCGCCCGAGGGCCTGACCGTCGGCGATCTCGTGGCCCGCGGCCGGCATCCGCATCAGTCCTGGATCCGGCAGTGGTCGGCGACCGACGAGGCCGAGGTGCTGCTCGCGCTCGAACAGACCGGCATCGCCGATCTCGCCGACCGGCCGCTCGACGAACTCTCCGGCGGTCAGCGCCAGCGGGCCTGGATCTCGATGGCGCTGGCGCAGGGCACCGACATCCTGTTGCTCGACGAGCCGACCACCTACCTCGACCTCGCGCACTCGATCGAAGTGCTCGATCTGGTCGACCGCCTGCACGACGACATGGGCCGCACCGTGGTGATGGTGCTGCACGACCTGAATCTGGCCATCCGCTACAGCGATCAGTTGATCGTCATGCGGTCGGGGCAGATCATCGCGCAGGGCCCGCCCGCCGACATCATCAGTGCCGAGTTGTTGCGGGAGGTGTTCGGGCTCAGCGCGACGGTGCTCGAGGATCCGGTCTCCGGGCGCCCGATGATCGTGCCGATCGGTACCCGCCATGTTTTGGCGTCCACGACCACTAAGTAA